One genomic segment of Aythya fuligula isolate bAytFul2 chromosome 5, bAytFul2.pri, whole genome shotgun sequence includes these proteins:
- the TPH1 gene encoding tryptophan 5-hydroxylase 1, translated as MQALPRRGGSLEAAPCPREAGGQLTKSNYTMIEDNKENKDHVSERGRTAIIFSLKNEVGGLVKALKLFQEKHVNLVHIESRKSKRRNSEFEIFVDCDSNREQLNEIFQLLKSHVNIVSMNPTEHFNVPEDDMENIPWFPKKISDLDKCANRVLMYGSDLDADHPGFKDNVYRKRRKYFADLAMNYKHGDPIPKIEFTEEEIKTWGTVYRELNKLYPTHACREYLKNLPLLTKYCGYREDNIPQLEDVSRFLKERTGFTIRPVAGYLSPRDFLAGLAFRVFHCTQYVRHSSDPLYTPEPDTCHELLGHVPLLAEPSFAQFSQEIGLASLGASDEAVQKLATCYFFTVEFGLCKQEGQLRVYGAGLLSSISELQHSLSGSAKVKPFDPKVTCKQECLITTFQEVYFVSESFEDAKEKMREFAKTIKRPFGVKYNPYTQSVQILKDTKSIASVVNELRHELDIVSDALSKMGKQLEV; from the exons ATGCAGGCCTTGCCCCGCCGCGGGGGCTCGCTGGAGGCGGCGCCGTGCCCGCGGGAGGCCGGTGGCCAG ttAACTAAGTCAAATTACACAATGATCGaagataataaagaaaacaaagaccatgtatctgaaagaggaagaacggccatcattttttccctgaagaatGAAGTTGGAGGTCTTGTGAAAGCCCTGAAACTTTTCCAG GAGAAGCATGTAAATCTGGTGCACATCGAGTCACGAAAATCCAAGAGACGAAATTCCGAGTTTGAGATCTTTGTTGACTGTGACAGTAACAGGGAACAACTGAATGAGATCTTCCAGCTGCTCAAATCCCATGTCAACATTGTCTCTATGAACCCAACAGAACATTTCAATGTGCCGGAAGATG ACATGGAGAATATTCCCTGGTTTCCAAAGAAGATCTCAGATTTGGATAAGTGTGCAAACCGAGTGCTGATGTATGGGTCCGATCTGGATGCTGACCATCCA GGTTTCAAAGACAATGTCTATCGCAAGAGACGGAAGTATTTTGCAGACCTGGCTATGAACTACAAACA TGGTGACCCAATTCCCAAGATTGAATTCACAGAGGAGGAGATCAAGACCTGGGGGACTGTATACCGAGAGCTTAACAAGCTTTACCCAACTCATGCCTGCAGAGAGTACCTTAAAAACTTGCCCTTGCTCACCAAATACTGTGGGTACAGGGAGGACAATATTCCCCAGCTGGAAGATGTGTCCCGCTTCCTGAAAG AGCGCACAGGTTTCACCATCCGTCCTGTTGCTGGGTATCTGTCACCCAGGGACTTCTTGGCGGGATTAGCATTCAGAGTCTTTCACTGCACTCAGTATGTCAGACACAGCTCGGACCCTCTCTACACACCAGAGCC tgATACCTGCCATGAGCTCCTAGGCCACGTCCCTCTTTTGGCTGAACCCAGTTTTGCTCAGTTCTCGCAGGAAATTGGTCTTGCATCACTTGGGGCATCAGATGAGGCTGTCCAAAAACTGGCAACA tgctaCTTCTTCACTGTAGAGTTTGGCTTGTGCAAGCAAGAGGGACAGCTAAGAGTTTATGGGGCTGGCTTGCTCTCTTCAATTAGTGAGCTCCAG CACTCGCTCTCTGGCAGTGCCAAAGTCAAGCCTTTTGATCCAAAGGTCACCTGCAAGCAAGAATGTCTCATTACAACTTTCCAGGAGGTTTACtttgtttctgaaagttttgaagatgcaaaagaaaagatgag AGAGTTTGCAAAAACCATCAAGCGCCCATTTGGCGTGAAGTACAATCCATATACTCAGAGTGTGCAGATCCTGAAAGACACCAAGAGCATTGCCAGCGTGGTGAACGAGCTACGTCATGAGCTAGACATTGTCAGCGATGCCCTCAGCAAGATGGGCAAACAACTGGAAGTTTAA